The genomic stretch CCTGGTCGACGCCAAGTCAGAGAAGATCCTCGGCGCCGCCATCCTCGGCATCGGCGGCGACGAAGTGATCCACTGCCTGCTCGACGTGATGTACGCCGACGCGCCCTACAGCGTGATCCGGCGCGCCGTGCACATCCACCCGACCGTCACCGAGTTGATTCCGACCCTGCTGGGCGACCTAAAACCGCTGGAATAGCGGCGAGGGATCGCCTCAGGCCCGACGCCGGCGGTCAGACCTCGATCACCAGATTGGACTTGGGCTTCGAGCAGCAGATGAGAACGCTGCCGGACGGCAACTCGTCCAGTGGCTCCTCGAAATATTCGACCTCGCCTTCGACCAGGGTAGAGATACAGGTCTGGCAGATGCCCGAGCGGCAGCTGAAGTCGGGGCTCAGGCCCTGCCGTTCGGCCAGGTCCAGGATGCTCTCGCAGCTCGGGTCCCAGTCGGCGGTCACGCCCGAGCGGGCGAAGGTCACCTGGAGGCCGCCGGCGAGCTCGGCCTCGGCGCTCGGCACCTTGGCTGGGCCGAGCGGCTTGGCCTCTTCCTGCAGCGTCGAAGCCGGGCCGAAGAATTCGTAGTTGAGCCGGCTTTCCGAGACGTCGAGGGCCAGCAGGCCGCAGTAGAGCGCGCGCATGAAAGGCGTCGGCCCGCAGATGTAGAAGTCGTAGTCGTCGAAGGGCAATAGCTGCTTCAGCAAGGCGATGTCGACCCGGCCTTGGCTGTCGTAGTCGCGGCCCTCGACGTCCTGCGAGTCCGGCTGGCTGTAGCGGATGTGGACCCGCACGTTCTCGTGCTCAGCCGCCAGCCGCCGGACGTGCGCACCCATGGCATGCTCTCGGCCGTTGCGCGCGCCGTGGATGAACCAGACCGGGCGCCGCTTGCCGCCGTCGACGATGCTGTTCAGCATGCTGACCATCGGGGTCAGGCCGACCCCGCCGCTCAGCAGCACGACCGGCCGATCGCCCTCCGGGTCGATGTGGAACTTGCCGCGCGGCGCGCCGATGCGAAGCTTGCTGCCGACCTCGATCCGGTCATGAAAGAAGTTGGACGACAGGCCGGGCGGCAGCTCGGGTCGATCCTCGGGGGCCGGCTCCCGCTTGATGCTGACGCGGTAGCGCTCCGGATTGGGGCTGTCGGAGAGCGAATAGGTGCGAATGACCGGCTTCTCCTGCCCCGGGATCGTCAGCTCGAAGGTGAGGAACTGGCCCGGCAGATAGGGCGGCAGGGCCGCGCCGTCTTCCGGCACCAGGTAGAAGGAGGTGATGATCTCGCTCTCGGGTTCCTTGCGCTCGACCAGGAAGTTCCGATAGCCCTGACCGGCCTCGGTGCCGCCCTCGGCCTTGGCCAGGCGCTCCTCGAAGGAGCCCTTCCAGCCGTGCGACAGCGCCGGCATGGCCAAGGCCCGGCCGGTCTCCTCCAAATTCTCCTTGTCGAAGTAGAGGAGTTCGTTGACCGCGCGCACGCTCAGGGCTTCCGGGTCCCGGCGGACCAGAACCAGGCGGTCGCCGGCGCCGACCTCGCCCTCCTCGAGGACGCGGAAATAGAAGCCGATCCGGCCGCTCGCCAGGAACTGGTTCTGGAAGCCCTCGATGCCCATCTTGATCGCCAGCTTGTAGCAGGGCACGCGCGGCTGGCTGACCTCGACCAGGGCGCCGCCGACCCGGAAGACGTCGCCCACGTGGACTTCCTCCTCCAGCATGCCCTCGACGGTGAAGTTCTCGCCGAACTGGCCGATCTCGAAGTCGTTGCGGTCCAGTTCCCGGGCCCAGTGGGCGTAGTTCTCGAAGGGGTAGACGTAGACCGCCCGGAAGGCCCCGCCGTGGCCCCAGAGATCCGCCTGGCCGTCGCCGTCGAGATTCAAACGGCGCAGCATCACCCGCCCCTCGACCGGCTCCTTGAAGATCCCGGTCGTGATCGCCTTGCCGTCGTGCAGGATCTCCTTGGGCAGCGAGACGTTGACCGACTTCAAGGTCATGCTGGGCGGGTCGGCGACCGCAGCTTCGCCGCCATCGGTGAACTCCGGCTTGTCGAAGACGGGCGAGTGGTCCTGGAACGTCCAGGCGAAGGGCAAAGCTCGTTCGATCTGCAGCGCCTCCTGGACGGAGAAGGCCAGCACCCGCTTTGCGCCCGGAAAGCGCCG from Kiloniellales bacterium encodes the following:
- a CDS encoding MOSC domain-containing protein, which produces MPADQSPFHRGEKEIQTRLGMADKMEDLGRRMIRREMPAEHQAFFSLLPLLIVGTLDAAGRPWASVLAGEPGFLRPTEARRLQVTARPIYGDPLNESLVEGADIGALGLEFPTRRRNRLNGKVSRKTPEGFEIEVLQSFGNCPKYIQARRPALAGEVAQIGEKRPVQRGDALTKDQAALVARADTLFIASQFSEASADWRHGVDVSHRGGRPGFVLVAHETLLLLPDYSGNCMFNTLGNISVNPKCGLIFIDFEHGDTLQLTGEAEILWDPAHTRRFPGAKRVLAFSVQEALQIERALPFAWTFQDHSPVFDKPEFTDGGEAAVADPPSMTLKSVNVSLPKEILHDGKAITTGIFKEPVEGRVMLRRLNLDGDGQADLWGHGGAFRAVYVYPFENYAHWARELDRNDFEIGQFGENFTVEGMLEEEVHVGDVFRVGGALVEVSQPRVPCYKLAIKMGIEGFQNQFLASGRIGFYFRVLEEGEVGAGDRLVLVRRDPEALSVRAVNELLYFDKENLEETGRALAMPALSHGWKGSFEERLAKAEGGTEAGQGYRNFLVERKEPESEIITSFYLVPEDGAALPPYLPGQFLTFELTIPGQEKPVIRTYSLSDSPNPERYRVSIKREPAPEDRPELPPGLSSNFFHDRIEVGSKLRIGAPRGKFHIDPEGDRPVVLLSGGVGLTPMVSMLNSIVDGGKRRPVWFIHGARNGREHAMGAHVRRLAAEHENVRVHIRYSQPDSQDVEGRDYDSQGRVDIALLKQLLPFDDYDFYICGPTPFMRALYCGLLALDVSESRLNYEFFGPASTLQEEAKPLGPAKVPSAEAELAGGLQVTFARSGVTADWDPSCESILDLAERQGLSPDFSCRSGICQTCISTLVEGEVEYFEEPLDELPSGSVLICCSKPKSNLVIEV